In Delphinus delphis chromosome X, mDelDel1.2, whole genome shotgun sequence, the DNA window GAGGAATGCTGCACAATGAACATGGCAATAGTACTATCCAAGGGGCCAACTGGGGCCCCGACTCTCTTCGTCATCTCTTAAAGCCTCCTCATACCAGTGTGAGAAGGAAATGCGGTCAGTTCCTTTGACCTTGACCAAAAATTCCAGAACTTTCACCTTGCTGATTTCAGCATAGGCCCTTGGACCCCACAGGAATTCGTACCGTGGAGGATCACTATTAGACACCTTCCGGTACTCCAGATAATTCTCCTGCACCCAGTCTCTGGTGATGAGCTTCCTGGGCTCCCCATAAATGAAGTGCTCCCTCCCAGCATACACGTTTATCGTATTCAAGAAATCCCAGATGTTTTCCTCAGGGGCACAGTTGCCCTCTATGAAAATCACACCCAGGATGATTGCCAGGAGGCCATTTTTAGGCATGCTCTGGTCATCACTATGCATCTCATCATGGGTGAGGTCTAATGAGTTGACAAGGACATAGGAGTGGATTTTGGGGTCCACTTCCTTCACATCAATGCCAGAGATCACCTCTAGGCACTTAGAAGCTTTCTTGAAGATCACAGGGAATTGGTTTTTGTCCTTTTTGATGACAACCTTCAGCATTTCTGCCTTTGTGAAGGGCTCCTTCAGTCGATATTTGAGGACCATGAAATGCAACAAATCAGCCACCTTTTCATCCAGCAGGCCTCTGAACAAGGATTTGGTGTGTGCTGAGGCCTGGAGAGAGTGTGTGCCCTCTTCTCCTTGGATGCTGGAGCTTCCATCTGATGTGCTCCATGGCATGGCGGAGAAGGAGCTCTGAGGACTCTGGGGATGACCCAATGGCACAGTGGCAGGTTGCTCCTCCTCCtgctgctcctcctcctcctccacctcctcctgctCCTCTGGGGTGCCCAGtggcagaggagagaaagggggggAAGTTGAGGAGTAGGAGAAAGGTAAAGGgcaagaggaaacagaggcagtctcctcctcctcctcctcctcctgctccttctcctcctcctcctccatctcctctgGGGTGCCCAgcagcagaggagaggaagggggggaAGTTGAGGGGTAGGAGAAAATGAAAGAgcaagaggaaacagaggcagtctcctcctcctcctcctcctcagctgTGGGAACCTGCACTGTCAGCAGGTCTTGTATGTCACTTAGGGTCTGAAAGTCTGGCTCAAATGTGAGGCGCAGATGCTTTGGAGAGTGAAGCATGATGACTCTTGTTGGAGGCAGCAGGTAGAAGTGTAAGCAGGATGGTGGGAGATGGGATCCCAAGGACCTGGGGGAGAGAGACAGCGGGTCAGCAGCCTCAGCAGAGAAATGCACCCTTGGCAGCTCTGACAAAGGCTGGCTTACAGATCCCCTCTTTAGGGGGTGCTCTAGGGCCTCACAGGGCTCCTGTCTCCCTGGACAGTTTGTCCCCTAGGAACCTGTAGGAACATGCGAGAAAACTCCTCAGGGTGCAGCCAACCAGTACAACCCAAGGCTTCCAGGGCTGACTGTGGGCAGGTGCGTCAGGCACTGGGGGGTCCTTGGCAGACATTCAGGGTGCACACGTCACCTTGTCTCCCAGTACTGTCTGGGCTTCCTCTGCTCTGCTGACCTGAGGACCTGTGCCTCACACCCAGGCCCTCACCTCAGGGCTCCTGAAGCCCCTGACAGGCGAGGAGGGGCCGAGTTCTGTGAGGTCCCCGCTGTTCTGGAGCGATGATCCCCTCCACGCTAAGGTTCTTACCTTTCCTCTAAAGAGGCTTGTGCCCTCTCCTCCTGCACCTCTGCTAGCCTAAGGCAAGACGTCACATTCCTTAAACAGATGAGGAGGAAGTGAAGGGGCAACACTTTCGACCACACCTGCCCAGAGCCTCCCGGGGGGAACAGAAAGAGCTGAATGAAGTTTGTGGGGTCCCCCTCTCTCCAAGCTGAGTGTTACCCTCATTCCTCACATTGATGCCTGGTACGTTCCAGGACTCCTCCCTCTGCTGTCCTGAGTCTGGCCCCTTCAGAACAAGCCCTCACCTCCCTGAGACCACCAAGAGGGAAGTGAGGGTACACCATATCTGACCACTGTGCCCAGGGCCTCCCAGAGCTGACAACAGGGGAAGGGCCGAGCTGGGTGTGCCTTCAGTCCTCGGGTGAGGGTGTGCCCTCAGGCCTCACTCAGGGTCCCTACCTTAAACTCTGGCAGAGTCTAGGACTCTTCCCTCTGCCGACCTGATGTGGCTTCCCCTCAGACTGCCACTTCCTCAGAACGAGGACCGCACCTCCCTGAGAACCCATGGACCAAAATGGGGCACCACATCTTACCACCCCTGCTATGTCCTCCCAGTGCCAAAAGCAAGAGCTGGTCCCCATGTGTCCTGTGGTGGGGCTATCCTCAGTCCTCCCTCATGTTATCCATCTTTACTCCTGACAGGGCCTAGGCTACCCCCTGCTGACTGGGCCTCACCTTTCGGAGACACCTCTCTCACCCCTGGAGAAAGTGAGGGCACACCTATGCAGCCAACCCTGCCTGAGTCTCTCCAGGCCGGAGGACAGGAGATAGCCAGACTCTATGGGGTCTCTTCTTTCTGGGGTTGGAAGTACCTTTGGTCCTCACCAAGGGTCCTTACCTTGACTCTGGTAGAGCTTGGGACTCTTCCTTCTTCTGACCTGATGTGACTCCTTCAGCTGACCTGTCTTCTCACTCACACCAAGGCCTTCACCTCCCTGAGACCCCTAAGGCAAAAGTGAAGAGACATCACATCCAGCCACCCCAGCCTGGGGTCTCCCATGGCTGACAGcaggggctgggttccctctgtTCTGGGATAAGGAGTTCCCTCTGTCTTCCCTCAATGTATTCTTTACTCCTGGAGGGCCTGGGACCACCTTATCTGGTGACCTGACATCACCCTTCTCAGGCCAAGGCTTTACCTCCCAGGGACACCTCCAGGCACCCCTTGCAGAGAGTGAGGGTACACCACATCTGGGTATTCCTGCCCGTATCCTGCCAGGGTGCACAGTGGGGACAGGGTGGAATTTCTGTGAGACCCCTTCTGTCTGTGTTAGGGGGTAACCTTAGTCCTCCTTCAAGGCCTTTACCTTACCTTGACTCCTCAGATTCTGGGACTTCCCCCTTTGCTGGTGTCATCAGCTCAGACCAAAGCCTTCACCTCTCTGGGACACCCTAGACAAAGTAAAAAGACACCAAATCCAGCCACACCTGCCTGGGGTCTGTTCTAGCATAGGGAATGCACTCACTCCTCGTTCAAGGTATTCATCTGTACTCCTGGCAAGGCCTGTCCTACCCTCTGCTGACCTGCAGTTTTCTGCTGCAACCCAGCCCTTAGCTCCCTGAGACACTCCACCCCCTTGACTCCTGGTAGAGCTTGCAGCAGAAGCGAGAGTTCCTCCCACCTGCTCACCGCTACTCTGATCCTCCCAGTGCCGAGATCCTGTGGCATCCTTCTTTTCAGGGAAAGGGGCCCTTCGGGCCTCCCAATGGTCCTTCCCTTGACTTCTGATAGAGCCTGGGACTCCTCCCTCTTCTGAACTGATGTGGCTCCCCCTCAGACCGACGCTGTGACCTCTCTGAGACCCTCCCCTCAGCAAAAGTCAGGAAACGCCACATCTGGCCAACCTTGCCTGTGGTCTCCTGGGGCTGAcaagaggggcagggctgggttgGGGCCCCTTCTCTCTAAGATGGGTATTTTCAGGGCAGACAGAGGCCAAATCTACCTGGGAGGGAGGTCCTCTCAATCCTCCCTCACAGTCCTATCTATTACCCTGAGGTCCACCCCTCAGAAAAAGTCTCACCTCCCTGAGACTCCCAGAGTGGAAGTCAATAAATGCCACATTTGGCAACCCTGCTATGTGGCCTCCCAGGACTGACAGCAGGGGCAGGTGGCTGTGAGACCCCTCTCTACAGGGTGGGAGGTGCAGCAAATCTTCCCTCAGGGTCCTTATCTCGACGCCTGGCAGCATGTGGTAGTCCTCCCGGGGCTGGACTCAGGCACGCCCACCAGACCAAGGGCTTCACCATCCCGGGAATCCCCCAGAAAATGAGTGAGCCGGGGCCCACAGCCAGTAACCGTCCTTGGCTCTCCCGTGTCGGCAGCAAGGGCAGAGAACTGCTGGGCCCCATCTGTTCTGGGGTACGGGGTGCCCTCAGTCCTTCATCTGAGCCCGGGGAAAGCCTGGGACTCCTCCCTCTGCCGAGCTGTCCCTGCCCCTTCAGGTCTAGGGCCTCACTGCCCTGAGAACGTCCAGATAAAAGTAacgagagggcttccctgctggcgcagtggttgagagtccgcctgccgatgcaggggacacgggttcgtgccccggtccgggaggatcccacgtgccgcggagcggctgggcccgtgagccatggccgctgggcctgtgcgtccggagcctgtgctccgcagcgggagaggccacagcagtgagaggccacagcagtgagaggcccgcgtaccgccaaaaaaaaaaaaaagtaacgaaAGGCCACACCCTGCCACGCCTGCGCAGGACCTCCTAGGGCTGACAGCAGGGGCTGAACGCCATCTCTTCGGTGGCGGGGGAGCTCCCGTCCCCCCTCAAGGTGTCGCCGTCGGCCCTCAGGCAATGGCGTCTCTCCCAGAGACCAACCCCACGGCGTCCTGGAACGAGGGGGCATCACTGAGTCCTCCCGGGGGGGCTCGTGGGGCTCCGCGTCCGCGGAAGGTGCCCTCGTCCATCCTCACGGCTTCCCACGCAGTCCCCACGGGGCCCGCCCCCCTCCCTTCTTCTGACCCGAAATCGCTGCCTCAGCCCACGGCCACCACGGCCCCGGGGCGCCAGGCAGAGACGTCAGGAGACGGAGAGGGGCCCCGCGGCCCACAGCCCCGCCCGAGTCGCCTCAGGGCACACAACTAGCCGGGCGGGGCCagcaggggcggggcgggcgccCACGGGCCCCCCTTAACAGCCGGCAGAGCCGGGACCCCAGCTTTTCTGACCCGAGTCCAGCCCCGACGCTCCTGACACGGAGGCCCAGGGAGAACACCTGCGAGGGCCCAGCCTGGGCTGCGCGGGGCGCCACGCAGGGCGGGCCGGGGGCCGCGGAGAGCGGCCCCCGGGCCTTCCTCTCCGTCCTCACCTCCGCGCTGGCCGGCGAGAGCCTCCGTCTCCGCCGACCCAAGCTCGCGCCACCGGCCCCAACCGACAACGCCTCGCGCCCTCGGCCGGAAATCCGGACGCCTCATATCCGGGACCCCTGCCCGGGGCCTCCCGAGGAGGACGGCAGGGGCAGAGCGGGGCAGAGAGGCCCCTCTAGGGCACCCGAGAGGGCCGACCTCCTGCCTGTGGATCCTCGCCTTGCCGCCCGGCGGGGCCTGGGCTCGTTCCTCTGCTGCCCAGTCCAGTCCCCACTAAGAAGCCTCACCACGTGTCCAGGAAGCCTGCCTGCGTGTGCTCAGAGCAGCCAGCAAGCGTGCGGCGGAACCCCCTGCGGTGGGCTTCTTGTCCCTCTGGGTCCTCCCCTTACACCAGACAACGCCTGGGGCTCCTCCCCCCCGCGAGACCCCAGACCAGCCTCGCGTCCCTCAGACTCCTGACCGCGCCAGAAGCGGCACAGCTGACGGCCTGTGCCGGCGGCTTTCCAGGACCGCCGGCACAGGCGGGACGAAGCCTCTTTGATGGAGGCCTCTCCCGCCTTCCTCAGGGACCTAACCCGGAAGCTTGGCAGAGCCTAGGAATCCTCTCTCTTCTGGTCTAAGTCTGCACGCCCCAGAGACAACCTCCTGTCCTGCAGACTCCTGAGGTGCTAGTCCCGACACACCGCGTGCAGGGACCCTGCCTGGGGTGTCCCAGGGGTGGCAGCAGGGGCAGGGCGGGGGCCAGGGTTCCCGCCCTTTTGGCGGGGCACTGACGGGATTCTCACTCTTTCTGCAGGGCGCTGACAGGATCCCTGCTCTGGGGTGGAAAAGCCACCCAGTCCTGGCTCAGAGTCCTCACCTTGACTCCGGCACTGCCTGGGCTGCTTCCCTCGTGGGCTCCAGAACAAGCCGCTGCTCCCCGAGAACATCAAGGCAGAAGTGAGCAAACGTTGTGTCGGCTGCGACGGGCCACGGCTGCGGAGGGCTGACCGCAGAGGCAGGCAAGCTACCCTCCCAATCTGAGATTGTAGGCATACCCGCAGACTTGTCCGAGCTAGTATTTATATTTACTCCCGACACGGCTTGTATGGGCCCTCCCTCTCGCCGACCTGATGATGCGTCCCTCGGTCCAAGGTCCCCATTTCCCTGGACCGCCCCCTCCAAAGAGGacgtgggggaggggtgctctgCCCGACTGGGCGGCCCGGACGGCCCGTGCTGGTTGCGTGGGCGGCTTCCTGTGGGTCCCGCCCGCACTGTCTGGGAAGGGGCTCGCCCCAGTCTTGCCTCAAGATCCTCCTCTGGATGCCTGGCAGGGCCtgggtcccctcccctctcctcacatgAAACAGGGCCCCTCAGAGCAAGGTCCTCACCTCTCTCTGATGTCCGAATGGGAAGTCAGCAGACCCCACATCTGGCCACCATGCTTTAGGGCCTCCCAGGGCTGAAAGCAAGTAAAGGGCTGTATTCTGTGGTACCTCCTCTGTCTGTGGcaggcttcttcttttttttttttaatgaatttatttatttattggctgcgctgggtcttcgttgctgtacgtgggctttctctagttgtggcgagcgggggcttctcttgttgcggagcacgggctctaggcgcgcggacttcggtagttgtggctcgtgggctctagagcgcaggctcagtagttgtggctcacgggcttagttgctctgcggcctgtgggatcttcctggaccagggcttgaacccgtgtcccctgcgttggcaggaggattcttaaccactgggccaccagggaagcgccatgCGGCAGGCTTCTATGTGATCCTCCCTCAGGGTCCTCACCTTGATGTCTAGTGGTGATCTGATGATGACAGTGTCTGCGTGTCCCTCCCTTCTGACCACATCCAGTGACCATGCCCTGGGGCTTCCCAGGGCTAACCACAGaaagggggcagggctggggccaatTGCTTCAGGCCCTCAAATCGTCCTTCAAGTCCTCACCTTGACAACTGGCAAGATCTGGACTCCTCCCTCTACTGACCTATGCCTGCCACCTTCAGACCAAGGCCTCCACCTTCCTGAGACCCCCAAGCTGGAAATGAACAGGGCTGCTCAGCCTGAGACCCCTGCCTACAGTCTCCCAGGACTGACATCAGCAGTAAAGCAGGGTTCTGTGGGGTACCCTCTGTTCTGGAATGGGTGGACCCTCCAGTCCTCTTTGAGAGTCATCTTGTATCCTGGGTTGTCAATTAAATACAATGTGGGAAATTACCCCTCTCTGCCATCTCTGACCATTTGCTCAAGTGCAACTCCTACAAAGAATGTTTTCAGGTTCCAGGCTAGTTGCTGTGTAGAAGAGTAGCAGCACCCATGACAGAGAAGAAGCCCAACTTCCCGGTGGGTCTCTTCACCAGCCACACTTAGATTTtagaaactttttgttctaaaacaaattattttctacaTGGAAGAGACTGAAGAGTTGTGATTATGGGATGTCCTGCCTCTTTTGAGCTTATCTAACATTGCATTGTCCAGtgaggtgattttcttttttataacccTCATccatagtaagaaatatattGTACATTGTGTATCTCTGCCAGGTATATATGtagaatgtgtgtgtttgtgtgcgtgtgtatttCATGAATACCTACCTTACTGTGGGTGATTCATTGTGATACTCACTATCCCATTTTTAGTCCACTTTTTATATTCtgctaaaataatatattttttaaaaagaccagcCCTTTACCCACTAGAGTGGTTTCAAGTGATTATTAGCAGACTCAAGCCATACTGGCTAAATCAACCCATCTTTCCTGCTCTCCTGACATTACTCCAAGGATACTGGCATCTGGGGTCTTAGGTTCAGCCTCAGATTACTACAATGAAGCAGGAGCAGAAGTTTCTAAACTTTTTTCCTCCCTATACTGTCATCTTCCTCCTGTTACAATCTACAAACTCTCCCCAATCTGTCTTAGCCCCAGAACTCCCTCATCCCAAACACAAATTCAGCACAGTCCTCAGTCTTCCCCAGGGGTTTCTCATGTTTTGTCACTTAGATTTTAGTATGTATATTTATGAGGGTGTTTTTATTCTACCTTCTGGGTTTTCCAGGCTTGATTTTGGGAGAAGACAGCTGCCCAAGTTTGATTGTCACCTTAGCAGTTACAAGTAAGGCACTAAAATCTGTAAatgagaattgacatctttacaatgATGTGTATCCCATCAATAAGTATGATATACTGCCCTGTTTATCTGTGACTTATTTTACCTGGATCTATCAGTAAACTTTTATAGTTGCCTCTATAAAGATCTCATACATTTTTGTGATGATtcttttaaggtaatttttggatttttttgctgTCGTGAATGGGATATTTTCTATTACATGTTCTAATTAGTTATTGCTTTTATGTGACAAGGCTCTGGCTTTTGCTATAGTGAATTTTTACTGTCTTTCTGAGGTTTCTTATTCATTTGAATATTCCACACGCttattccttagaattttctacaCAGGTGATGTTATCACCAAATGGTATATCTTTCTTTTCAATATTCATacctcttatttattttgatatccaTAGCTCTGACTTTGTGTTCCAGTATCTTTTTGGAATGGTAAAGATGATAGCATGTATCTATATCTTTTCCCTGACTTTAATGGAAATGCTTCTAATATTTCACATTAAAGTATGTTTGCTATAGATTTGGGGgaatggaagttcccttgtaatCTTAGTTTGCTAAAAGAATTCCTATGAATttgtaatgaatttttttaacatctttattggagtataattgctttacaatggtgtgttagtttctgctttataacaaagtgaatcagtcatacataaacatatgttcccatatgtcttccctcttgagtctctctccctcacaccctccctatcccacccctccaggctgtcacaaagcaccgagccaatatccctgtgccatgcggctgcttcccactagctatctaccttactacatttgttagtgtgtatatgtccatgactctctctcgccctgtcacagctcacccttccccctccccataacctcaagtccgttctctaggaggtctgcgtctttattcctgccttactcctaggttcttcatgacattttttttcttaaattccatatatatgtgttagcatacggtatttgtctttttctttctgacttacttcactctgtatgacagactctaggtctatccacctcattacaaatagctcaatttcgtttctttttatggctgagtaatattccattgtatatatgtgccacatcttctttatccattcatccgatgatgggcacttaggttgtttccatctccgggctattgtaaatagagctgcaatgaacattttggtacatgactctttttgaattttggttttctcagggtatatgcccagtagtgggattgctgggtcatatggtagttctatttgtagttttttaaggaacctccatactgttctccatagtggctgaaccaattcacattcccaccagcagtgcaagagtgttcccttttctccacaccctctccagcatttattgtttctagattttttgatgatggccattctgactggtgtgagatgatatctcattgtagttttgatttgcatttctctaatgattaatgatgttgagcattctttcatgtgtttgttggcagtctgtatatcttctttggagaaatgtctatttaggtcttctgcccatttttggattgggttgtttgtttttttgttattgagctacatgagctgcttgtaaattttggagattaatcctttgtcggttgctccatttgcaaatattttctcccattctgagggttgtcttttggtcttgtttatggtttcctttgctgtgcaaaagctttgaagtttcattaggtcccatttgtttatttttgtttttatttctattactctaggaggtgggtcagaaaggatcttgctgtgatttatgtcatagagtgttctgcctatgttttcctctaagagtttgatagtttctggccttacatttaggtctttaatccattttgagcttatttttgtgtatggtgttagggagtgatctaatctcatacttttacatgtacctgtccagttttcccagcaccacttattgaagaggctgtcctttctccactgtacattcctgccacctttatcaaagataaggtgtccatatgtgcatgggtttatctctgggctttctatcctgttccattgatctatatttctgtttttgtgtcagtaccataccgtcttgataactgtagctttgtagtatagtctgaagtcagggagcctgattcctccagttccttttttcgttctcaaaattgctttggctattcggggtcttttgtgtttccatacaaattgcaaaattttttgttctagttctgtgaaaaatgccagtggtagtttgatagggattgcattgaatctatagattgctttggatagtagaatcattttcacaatgttgattcttccaatccaagaacatggtatatctctccatctatttgtatcatctttaatttctttcatcagtgtcttataattttctgcaaacaggtcttttgtctccttaggtaggtttattcctgtaatgatttttttaagatttcttttttggtaccCATTGATGTAATTGAACGCTTTTCTCTTGATGTGAGCTGAATTGTGtaccccaaaattcatacgttgaagtcctaaaccccagcaactcagaatgtgactgaatttggagacagggcctttaaagaggtaattaagggaAAATGAGGTCAAAAGGATGgggcctaatccaatatgactggcatccttagaagaagaggagacTGGAAACAGGAACACACAAAGGAAAGATCATATGAAGACAGAAGACTGCCATTTGCAAGCCAAAGAAAGtgacctcaggagaaaccaaccgtGCCAACATATGGATcgtggacttctagcctccagaattataaggaaataaatttctgttgtttaagccacctagtctgtggtattttgtcatggcagccctagcaagctAACACActcttttaatttgttaatatagggAATTACAATTGAAAGTATTTCCTAATATTAAATCGTGTTTTCATTCCTCAGACACAGTCTCTTTGTTCATTTAATTCACTGCTGTGTTGAATATGCTATTAATCTATTTAAGATATTTACTGCTATGTGAGTGAGCTTGGCTCAAATGTTATTTTCATGGGGAGTCCTCATCTGGTTTTTGTACTAAGGAATAACTGCCCATCATTTTATATGGTTTAGAAGAGATTACATGACATGGTGATTTGGTTCTCCCTGACCATTTGATAGAACTGGCCTTCAAACTGCTTGTCCTGGAGCATTTAACGATGGCTTAAGCTTTGAAAACAGTTTCAGTTTGTATGGTTCAATTggaattctctatttctttatgaaTCAATTTAACCCTTTTTTCTAAAAAGTGGTCTATTTCACTTAGGATTTCATATTTAATGACatgatatttataataaaaactttttattacagaaattCTAAAACATACACAACAGTAGAGAGAATAGTGTAATGAACCCAATATACCTGATACTCAGCACAAAAATCATCAATGCATGGCCAACATGGTTCTAATTATACTTCcatccaccaccatccccaccaatCTTTGCTACTTGAATAATGCAACAAATCCAAGACGTTACACCGTTTCGCCTCTAAATATTTTggtatgcattttaaaagataaggacTCTTTTATAAACTATAAACTCAATACAATTATCAAccctaaaaatttaaatgtcattaaTATCAAATATCCAGTTACATTTCACAATTACCTAatggtcatatatatatatatattttttaaattggtttccTTCAATTGGTGCCCAATTATGATCTATACATTGGGATTTTTTATTATGTCCCCTAAGTTATTTTTAATCTACAGTTTCCCCCCCATCACCTTTTTTCattgaaattgatttttattatttcaaaaacacATACACAGGTCTTGTGTTCTATCTTGTTTCCCATAGTCTGGATTTTGCAGATTGCAACACTTTGGTGTCCTTTAACATGTTCTTCAGCCCCCTGTACTTCTTCACATTGTTAGTTAGAGGTAGAAACTTGATCagatttctttgtgtatttttttttatgttttgcaaGACTATTCCATAGGTGATGCTGTGTACTTCCAATAGGAGAGTACATAATGTCTGGTTATCTCTCTTTGTGCTGATGCTGGCAGTCATTGATGACCGTTATCCATTAATCCCTTGGAGCTTGAAGAATGATCATTTCTTATTCTCTCATTCCTTCTTAGTTTATTAGAGCTGAAATACCCCTATAATATGTGGAAATTGTTCTTGGTACATCATTTGGTTATCCTGAAGGAAAGGTGTAATATATTTGCTGTGCTCTCTTATAATATTTAAACCTCTTCTGCATCTATATTTTGTACAATTTTATTTAagttatattgtttatttctgcttttatcttcagTAATCATATTGTttaaatttgtctattttataagattttcaAAGAACTGACTTTTGTTATTTAGCTCtactattttccatttcattatttctgcATTTACCTTCATTATTTCCTACCTTCTACTTGTTTAGGTTTAACATGGTATTTATTCCCTAGCTTCTTGAATGGCTTGgatgttttaaacatttcttattttctaatacatCTATTTAAGGCTATAT includes these proteins:
- the LOC132418739 gene encoding melanoma-associated antigen 8-like, with the protein product MLHSPKHLRLTFEPDFQTLSDIQDLLTVQVPTAEEEEEEETASVSSCSFIFSYPSTSPPSSPLLLGTPEEMEEEEEKEQEEEEEEETASVSSCPLPFSYSSTSPPFSPLPLGTPEEQEEVEEEEEQQEEEQPATVPLGHPQSPQSSFSAMPWSTSDGSSSIQGEEGTHSLQASAHTKSLFRGLLDEKVADLLHFMVLKYRLKEPFTKAEMLKVVIKKDKNQFPVIFKKASKCLEVISGIDVKEVDPKIHSYVLVNSLDLTHDEMHSDDQSMPKNGLLAIILGVIFIEGNCAPEENIWDFLNTINVYAGREHFIYGEPRKLITRDWVQENYLEYRKVSNSDPPRYEFLWGPRAYAEISKVKVLEFLVKVKGTDRISFSHWYEEALRDDEESRGPSWPLG